Genomic window (Egicoccus halophilus):
CCAGTAGACCGGGATGTCGTCGCGCACGGGCCCGCCCAGCAGCGCGTACACGGGCACGTCGAGACTGCGGGCGTGCAGGTCGAGGCAGGCGTTGAGCAGCACGGCGACGGCCCGCAGGTTCTGTCCGCCGGGCGCCTCGCGGATGCGTTCGTGCAGCAGTGCCTCGACGTGTCGGGTCCGCCTCGGGTCGAGGCCCACGATGCCGGCACCCAGCGCGTGGACGGCGCCTTTGAGGCCGTGACTGCCGAACTGGTCGTCGGAGAACTCCGACCAGCCCTCGAGTCCAGCGTCGGTCTCGAGCTTGCAGAAGGACCACGCACGGTTGCCGGCTTGCCGCCGGTAGGTACGCAGGGCGGTGATGCGCATGCGAAACGGCTCCTGGGTGGTCGGGGCGCCTACGGATCGATGGCGCGGGTGCGTCAGCCCTCGGCCGGCACGAAGTGGACGTGGCTGGCAGCGACGCCGACGGTGACCCGGTCGCCCGGCTCGACAGGCTCTTCGGGGTGCAGCACCGCACGGATCGGCTGGCCGGCGACCTCGAACGTCACGTCGGTGCGTGGCCCGAGGTAGGCGGCCTGCACGACCTGCCCGATCCAGCGGTTTTCCATGGCCTCGGCCGCATCGCCGACGACGACGTTCTCGGGGCGGAACACGGCGACGGCGTCGCCCTCGCCGGCGGCGGTGTGCTCGAGCTCGCCGACGACGGCGATGTCACCGCTGGCCGTGGCGAGTCGGCCGGCACCGGACCCAAGATCGGTCAGCCGGCCCCGCACGAGGTTGGCGTTGCCGACGAAGGACGCCGCGAACATCGACGCCGGCCGGCGGTAGAGCTGCCGTGGCGGGTCGGCCTGCTCGATAACCCCATGGTTCATCAGCACGACCCGGTCCGACATGGACATGGCCTCGGTCTGGTCGTGCGTGACGTAGAGGGCCGTCAACCCGACCTGGCGCTGCAGTTCGAGCAGCTCCTCTCGCATCCGCTCGCGCAGGCCGGCATCGAGGTTGCTGAGTGGCTCGTCGAACAGGATGACCCCGGGGCGGGTGACCACCGCCCGGGCCACGGCGACACGCTGCTGCTGACCGCCGCTGAGCTCGGTGCCGAAGCGGTTCTCCAGGTGTGGCAACCCGACCAGTTCGAGTGCCTCGAGGGTGCGCTCGCGGACCAACCTGGGGTTCGCTCCGCGTCCGCGAAGCCCGTAGGCGACGTTGTCGAACACCGACATGTGCGGCCAGATCGCGTACGACTGGAACACCATGTTGATGCCGCGACGCTCGGGGGGCACCTCCACCCCGGGCCCGGCGACGGTCCGTCCGTCGATGGCGATCGTCCCGCCCGACGGGGTCTCGAGCCCGGCGATGCACCGCAGCGTGGTGCTCTTGCCGCAGCCGCTCGGACCGAGCAGCGTGATGAAGTCGCCCGGTTCGGCCGCGAAGCTGATGCCGCTCACCGCCTCGACCTCGCCGTAGCGAACCACGAGGTCGCGCACCACGAGCGAGGATCCGCGCGCGGACTTCGCGGTCGCCTGCTGCTGCAAGGTTGCTTCCACCTGTCGCTCCTCGGCTCGGCGGCCTCGCCGCCGCTCGGACTGGGTCACACCTGCGTCGACGAGAGCTTCACCCGGAACAGGAACCGGGCGATCAGCACGCCACCGATCAGCACCAGCGTCTGCAACAGCCCCACGACGGCGGCGTTGCGCACGGTGCCGTCCTGGATGTAGCCCCACGCCACGACGGAGAGGATCTGGGTGTCCGGGGCGTAGAGCAGGATCGCCGTGTTGATCTCCCGGACGACGAACACGAACACCAGCACCCAGGCGGACAGCAGCGACGGCTTGCTCAGCGGCAGGGTGATGCGCCGCAGGGTCCGCATCCGGCTGGCGCCGGTGACGCGGGAGGACTCCTCCAACGCCGGATCGATCTGCATCAGGGAGTTGCCGGCGAAACGCGCGGCGTGCGGGATGTAGGTCCCCATGAACGCGATCACCAGCAGGGTGAGGGTCGCGTACAGCGGCGTCCTGACGTACACCCACAGCATGCCGGTCGCGAAGACGATGCCGGGGATCGCGATCGGCACGGTCGCCAGGTAGTCGACGACGGCGCCGGTCCGCC
Coding sequences:
- a CDS encoding ABC transporter ATP-binding protein — encoded protein: MEATLQQQATAKSARGSSLVVRDLVVRYGEVEAVSGISFAAEPGDFITLLGPSGCGKSTTLRCIAGLETPSGGTIAIDGRTVAGPGVEVPPERRGINMVFQSYAIWPHMSVFDNVAYGLRGRGANPRLVRERTLEALELVGLPHLENRFGTELSGGQQQRVAVARAVVTRPGVILFDEPLSNLDAGLRERMREELLELQRQVGLTALYVTHDQTEAMSMSDRVVLMNHGVIEQADPPRQLYRRPASMFAASFVGNANLVRGRLTDLGSGAGRLATASGDIAVVGELEHTAAGEGDAVAVFRPENVVVGDAAEAMENRWIGQVVQAAYLGPRTDVTFEVAGQPIRAVLHPEEPVEPGDRVTVGVAASHVHFVPAEG